One stretch of Miscanthus floridulus cultivar M001 chromosome 18, ASM1932011v1, whole genome shotgun sequence DNA includes these proteins:
- the LOC136519462 gene encoding uncharacterized protein produces the protein MSMSKLAIAGGWADLPRDLLESVLARLPVPDRVRFPAVCTAWQSAHTAAAATGLPQATPSPWLMLPFNPTARTGGVDDGSAKISVARFLSLAEGRAYAIRQPAPAARDRLCVGSSPDGWLVTADACSELSLLNPVTGAQLCLPSAATLPFVDARRGAGGRVESYDLRFCFADGDGGCGEEDALVLPETLAPDRLRYDVYEKAVVLSAPRRVPPCSWGGYAVLLICQPLGRLAVARAGDAEWTLLDADAPGRCWVDAVRASSSSGADGSRRDHQLVYTMTMDAAGRVDAWDTDAATAPRALALAPPCVCSFSGLACAMSAACRKYLVELSPGRLLQVHRLREAAHARYSWEPRPEHVEYTTTGVELFEWTAATGRWAPADGRVLFGRALFLGKSASLCVPADDAGVRGDCVYFTDDGPWSHDRCHEVAPDVGLLDLADGSYRPPRGAARDLLWKWPPPVWVFPSLAG, from the coding sequence aTGTCGATGAGCAAGCTCGCCATCGCCGGCGGGTGGGCCGACCTACCGCGCGACCTGCTCGAATCTGTGCTCGCCCGCCTCCCCGTGCCGGACCGCGTCCGCTTCCCGGCCGTCTGCACCGCCTGGCAGTCGgcccacaccgccgccgccgccacggggCTTCCGCAGGCCACGCCGTCCCCGTGGCTCATGCTCCCCTTCAACCCGACCGCGCGGACCGGCGGCGTCGACGACGGGAGCGCCAAGATCTCGGTGGCGCGGTTCCTGAGCCTGGCGGAGGGCCGGGCGTACGCGATCCGTCAGCCGGCGCCGGCCGCCCGCGACCGCCTCTGCGTCGGCTCGTCGCCCGACGGGTGGCTCGTCACCGCCGACGCCTGCTCGGAGCTGAGCCTCCTGAACCCGGTTACGGGCGCGCAGCTTTGCCTCCCGTCCGCCGCCACGCTCCCGTTCGTCGACGCCCGCCGCGGCGCCGGCGGTCGCGTCGAGAGCTACGACCTGCGGTTCTGCTTCGCCGACGGAGACGGCGGCTGTGGCGAGGAGGATGCGCTGGTCCTGCCGGAGACGCTCGCACCCGACAGGCTCCGGTATGATGTCTACGAGAAGGCCGTCGTCCTGTCGGCGCCGCGAAGGGTGCCCCCTTGCTCCTGGGGCGGATACGCCGTGCTGCTCATCTGCCAGCCCCTAGGCCGCCTCGCCGTTGCGCGGGCCGGGGACGCGGAGTGGACGCTGCTCGACGCCGACGCGCCCGGGCGGTGCTGGGTGGACGCCGTGCGCGCGTCGTCGTCCTCCGGCGCGGACGGGAGCCGGCGTGACCATCAGCTGGTGTACACGATGACGATGGACGCCGCGGGGCGCGTCGACGCGTGGGACACGGACGCCGCCACGGCGCCCAGGGCGCTCGCGCTCGCGCCGCCGTGCGTCTGCTCGTTCTCGGGCCTCGCGTGCGCCATGTCGGCGGCGTGCCGCAAGTACCTCGTGGAGCTCTCGCCGGGGCGGCTGCTGCAGGTGCACCGCCTCCGCGAGGCAGCGCACGCGCGGTACTCGTGGGAGCCCCGGCCGGAGCACGTGGAGTACACCACCACAGGCGTCGAGCTCTTCGAGTGGACGGCCGCCACCGGCCGGTGGGCGCCGGCGGACGGCCGCGTCCTGTTCGGGCGCGCGCTGTTCCTGGGGAAGAGCGCGTCGTTGTGCGTCCCGGCGGACGACGCCGGGGTGAGGGGCGACTGCGTCTACTTCACCGACGACGGGCCGTGGTCGCACGACCGCTGCCACGAGGTGGCGCCGGACGTGGGCTTGCTGGACCTCGCCGACGGGAGCTACCGGCCGCCGCGCGGCGCCGCCAGGGACCTGCTCTGGAAGTGGCCGCCCCCGGTTTGGGTGTTCCCGTCGCTCGCCGGCTGA
- the LOC136524633 gene encoding uncharacterized protein, whose amino-acid sequence MRPERRRAPSSRASACAATVAPTSVPALDLGKGRGHGEGDEERRARETKRDLYRRRQRRESRRERSGEVVTTEWRGDCLSLGLAAGDRGGRRATTDPADPNAPARLAAGDRGGRRAAADPAAPARLAARDRGRRRAAVDPAAPARLAAGDRGGRRAAVDPAAPARLAAGDRGRRRAAADPAAPARLAAGDRGRRRAAADPAVPARLATGDRGGRRAAADPTAPARLAAEDRGGRRAAADPAAPTRLAAGDRGRERSRGCEGEAGAV is encoded by the coding sequence ATGAGGCCGGAAAGGAGGAGGGCGCCGAGCAGCCGCGCATCCGCGTGCGCCGCCACCGTAGCTCCGACGTCCGTGCCGGCTCTAGATCTGGGAAAGGGGAGAGGGCACGGTGAGGGAGACGAAGAGAGAAGAGCGAGGGAGACGAAGAGAGACCTGTACCGCCGGAGACAGAGGAGGGAGTCGCGTCGGGAGAGGAGTGGAGAGGTGGTGACGACGGAGTGGAGAGGAGACTGCCTCAGCCTCGGCCTGGCCGCCGGAGACAGAGGAGGGAGGCGCGCCACCACGGATCCCGCGGATCCGAACGCCCCCGCGCGCCTGGCCGCCGGAGACAGAGGAGGGAGGCGCGCCGCCGCGGATCCGGCCGCCCCCGCGCGCCTGGCCGCCAGAGACAGAGGACGGAGGCGCGCCGCCGTGGATCCAGCCGCCCCCGCGCGCCTGGCCGCCGGAGACAGAGGAGGGAGGCGCGCCGCCGTGGATCCGGCCGCCCCCGCGCGCCTGGCCGCCGGAGATAGAGGACGAAGGCGCGCCGCCGCGGATCCGGCCGCCCCCGCGCGCCTGGCCGCCGGAGACAGAGGACGGAGGCGCGCCGCCGCGGATCCGGCCGTCCCCGCGCGCTTGGCCACCGGAGACAGAGGAGGGAGGCGCGCCGCCGCGGATCCGACCGCCCCCGCGCGCCTGGCCGCCGAAGACAGAGGAGGGAGGCGCGCCGCCGCGGATCCGGCCGCCCCCACGCGCCTGGCCGCCGGAGACAGAGGGAGAGAGCGGAGTCGGGGCTGTGAGGGAGAGGCGGGGGCTGTGTGA